One window of Globicephala melas chromosome 5, mGloMel1.2, whole genome shotgun sequence genomic DNA carries:
- the MED28 gene encoding mediator of RNA polymerase II transcription subunit 28 has product MAAPLGGMFSGQPPGPPPPPPGLLAQASLLQATPGVPRTSNSTLVDELESSFEACFASLVSQDYVNGTDQEEIRTGVDQCIQKFLDIARQTECFFLQKRLQLSVQKPEQVIKEDVSELRNELQRKDALVQKHLTKLRHWQQVLEDINMQHKKPADIPQGSLAYLEQASANIPAPMKQT; this is encoded by the exons ATGGCGGCTCCACTAGGAGGCATGTTCTCCGGGCAGCCACCGGGACCTCCGCCACCCCCGCCGGGCCTCTTGGCCCAGGCTTCGCTTCTTCAGGCCACACCAGGCGTTCCGAGGACTTCTAACAGTACCTTGGTGGACGAGTTGGAGTCATCGTTCGAG GCTTGTTTTGCTTCTCTGGTGAGTCAGGATTATGTCAATGGTACAGATCAGGAAGAAATTCGAACTG gtgttgaTCAGTGTATCCAGAAATTTCTAGATATTGCGAGACAGACAGAATGTTTTTTCCTACAAAAAAGATTGCAGTTATCTGTCCAGAAACCAGAGCAAGTTATCAAAGAG GATGTCTCGGAACTGAGGAACGAATTACAGCGAAAGGATGCTCTGGTCCAGAAGCACTTAACAAAACTGAGACATTGGCAGCAGGTGCTGGAGGACATCAACATGCAGCACAAAAAGCCAGCCGACATCCCTCAGGGTTCCCTGGCCTACCTCGAGCAGGCATCTGCAAATATCCCTGCACCGATGAAGCAAAcctga